DNA sequence from the Pleurocapsa sp. PCC 7319 genome:
TACTTGGCATAAAGTTGCAGCAAATAGGCTCTATAATTGTGATTATTGGCGATTAGTTGTTGATATTGTTCTTCACTGCTAACGGGTAAACAAATACTTTTATCTCCTCTGATAGAAACTGCCATGCTTGTAATTTTTACTGAAAATCAATTGATTGTTTGTTGACTTTATCTCAATTTGATTTCTTTTGTGCTTCAAGCCCCATTATCCTGAGTATTTCTACTACCCACAAAATCCGTTAGAACCAGGTCCCGACATAGCAATTGTATTGTGGGCGAACACCGTTCGCCCCTACCAAATATTCATTATCAATTGAAAAGATGCCTCTATACGAATATCGTTGTAATCCCTGTGGAGAATTTGAAGCCTGGCGCAGTATGGCAGAATATAACGCACCGATAAATTGTCCTCAATGTAATCAAACAGCAACCAAAATATTTTCTGCACCCAATATTAATCTCAATTCTCGAAGTTTATCCACGATCGCGCGATCGCAATCTTCTGAACCTAGATTAATCAAACAGGAACAAAAAGAACCCGCTAAACCAAGGTATCAGACTTCTACTGGAAATCGACCCTGGATGGTTTCCCATGCACCAGCGAGGTTTTAAACAAATAAGTTGGGCTTTAGTTTAACTCCTATAATCAACTAACAGCGATCGCATTACTAGATCTTTCTTGACCAGAGAAATTTCCTTTCCGATTCTTTAATCGGCACATCATTAATGCTGGCTTCTCGTCGCTTCATTAAGCCATTTTCGGCAAATTCCCAATTCTCATTTCCATAAGCCCGATACCAAAAGCCCCCATCATCATGCCATTCATATTCAAAACAAACGGAGATACGGTTATCCATAAAACTCCAGAGTCTTTTTTTAAGCCGATAATCTAGTTCTTTTGCCCATTTACGCTGAAGAAAGGCAATAATTTCCTCTCTGCCATTGATAAATTCAGCACGGTTGCGCCACTGAGAATCAATAGTATAAGCAAGAGCTACTTTTTCGGGATTGCGAGTGTTCCAACCATCCTCGGCAGCTTGAACTTTGGCTTTAGCGGTTTCTAGGGTAAAGGGTGGTAGGGGTGGTTTTGTTTCCATATATTGATTACTGATTACTGATTACTGATTACTAATTACTAATTACTGATTATCTTTAAACAAGGCAAGCTTTAAAGTCTTGGCGTAGCTGTTCGGAATCGAGATTACGACCGATAAATACTAGTTCGTTTTTGCGTGTCTCTGATTGTTTCCAAGGACGATCTGGTTTACCATCAAAAATCATGTGGACTCCTTGAAAAACAAAGCGTTTATCTTGATCAGCTACATTCAGGATACCTTTCATACGGAAGATATTAGGACCTTGAGTTTGCAACAATTTGGTTAGCCAACTATTGAGTTTTTCCAGATTCACTTCACCTGATTCAACTATGGCAAAGGAAAAAACAGATTCATCATGTTCATGAGCATCTTCACCCAAAAGTTCCGGTTCGATTTCTAACGCTTTTTCTAAATCAAAAGCCCTAACTCCTAAAACAGAATCCATGTCTACATTGGCATTTTGGGTAGTGTATATTTTCACCATGCCGTTCATTGAGCGGATTTTTTGTTTTAATTCTTCTAGTTCCTCACGTTCAACTAAATCTGTTTTATTCAGCAAAATCACATTAGCAAAGGCAATCTGTTCCTGAGCTTCGTCGCTATCCCAATGGGACCAAATATGTTTGGCATCAACTACCGTAACTACGGCATCTAAATCTAACTGGGTTTGAATCTCTTCATCAACAAAAAAGGTTTGAATGACTGGTGCAGGATCGGCAAGTCCTGTAGTTTCAATTACCAGATGGTCGAACTTATCTCGCCGACGCATCAAGTTACCAATAATCCGAATTAAATCACCTCTAACTGTACAGCAGATACAGCCATTGTTCATTTCAAAGATTTCTTCATCGGTATCAATCACTAACTGATTATCAATTCCAACTTCGCCAAATTCATTAACGATTACAGCAACTTTTTTACCATGTTCATGAGTCAAGATACGATTGAGCAAGGTAGTTTTTCCTGCGCCCAGATAGCCTGTTAAAACTGTAACGGGGACGGCATTATTAGTAATTTTCTCTATAGTTGCAATCATTTTGGTTTGATAGTGTGGGGTAGTTAATTGATTTGTTGAGTAAGCTATCAGCTATTAGCTTTTCATGAATCCGTGTTTAGTTGTCCATTCTCCATTCTCCATTCTTAAACCCTTTGCCAGAAAGAGACTGTTGCCAAATAATTGATTTCCCATCCTGTCCTCCTGCTGCTAAATATTTTCCTGTCGGATGCCAAGCTAAACATGAAAATCCATTGCTGACTCCTTTGAGAGTTTGTATTTGTTTTTTGCCTTGCCAAAGTTGGATATATCCATCGTTGCCAGTAGAGGCGAGAAGTGAGGAATTGGGAGCAAAAGCGATCGCCTGAACCGTTTTTTGATGTTTTAGAATATGGCTACACCATTTGTTTTGAATATATTCCCATACGCTAATTCCCTCCTGACAGGATGCTGCTAATAATGGCAGATCTTTATTCTGCGACCAAGTTACCTGACTTACTTTCCCTGGAAAACCCTGCATCAACCAAGGAGGAGGATTATCCCAGTGGAGCAAAGAAATAGTGCGATCGAGATTCCCTGAAGCTAAATATTTGCCATCAGATGACCAAGCACAATCTAAACTAGCACCAGGGGCTTCTAAGAGATATGGCTTTTGCATCCAGTTTTCACTCTGCCAAACTTTGACCCCACCATGTCCACTGGCAGCTAATAAATTTCCTTGAGGATGCCAAGCTAGGTTAAATACTGATGAATTTTTAAAATCTATAGTAGTAATTATTTTTTGACTATCTGCATCCCAGATCTTTACTTGGCGATTGACCCCAAAAGCTAACAGGTTTTGTTGTGGATTCCAGGCTAAAGAATCAATCCAAGCCTTTTGATGATTGAGAGTAGTAAAAAGTTTAAAACTATGGGAATGCGATCGCCATACTTGAACTTTGCCAGCTTGTCCTGCTACTGCTAACCATTGTCCATCAGCAGAAAAACCCAAACAATCTAAGGAATTATTACTTTTAGAGTTAAGAAAATCAATTTTACCTCCTTGCCATAAAGCTAACTCTCCAGCAGCGGAAACTATAGCTAAGCGATCGCCGTTGGGCGACCAAGCCATGTCTGTAATATATTCAGCAAAACACTTTTTATCGGTTAGCTCAAATCTTTTTTTAGCGATTGATTTAGCAGACACTTAAATTATTAATTATTAATTACTAATTATTAATTCCCCATCAACCCATAACTGCCGAAGAAAGAAAGACTATCCCACAAGATGCGATCGCGCCTCCCGCAAACCGAGTTAAATATTTAGCAGGGATACGTTTAATAGCTTTACTGGCAATAAGATATGTTCCCAGAGAAATTACTAGTTGAATAATAGTAAAACCAATTAGATAGGCAACCATAGGAGTTGGTTCTGCACCAAAAATTCCTTCTCCGTAAGCATAACCGTGAAATATACCAGCTAATGCTGCTAATCCTTCAAGCATTAAGGCATAATTATGATTTTTCTGTTCTTTACCGTAAATTGCCAGTAAAATTCCAAATAATACCACCGAAGCAGCAATAATTATTTCAGGAATGGGTAAATCAATAGAGACTAAATGAACTACCGCACCGATACCTGTAGCGACCACAAATGTAATAGGAATACTAATTCCGCCTGTAATTCTCAAGGCAATTAATCCGCTAGCAATTATAAAAGCTAGATGATCGAAACCAATTACAGGGTGTCCCAAACCCGACATGATGCCTTCAAAGAAGTTAACCGGAAGTTTACCA
Encoded proteins:
- a CDS encoding FmdB family zinc ribbon protein, yielding MPLYEYRCNPCGEFEAWRSMAEYNAPINCPQCNQTATKIFSAPNINLNSRSLSTIARSQSSEPRLIKQEQKEPAKPRYQTSTGNRPWMVSHAPARF
- a CDS encoding nuclear transport factor 2 family protein codes for the protein METKPPLPPFTLETAKAKVQAAEDGWNTRNPEKVALAYTIDSQWRNRAEFINGREEIIAFLQRKWAKELDYRLKKRLWSFMDNRISVCFEYEWHDDGGFWYRAYGNENWEFAENGLMKRREASINDVPIKESERKFLWSRKI
- a CDS encoding GTP-binding protein; translation: MIATIEKITNNAVPVTVLTGYLGAGKTTLLNRILTHEHGKKVAVIVNEFGEVGIDNQLVIDTDEEIFEMNNGCICCTVRGDLIRIIGNLMRRRDKFDHLVIETTGLADPAPVIQTFFVDEEIQTQLDLDAVVTVVDAKHIWSHWDSDEAQEQIAFANVILLNKTDLVEREELEELKQKIRSMNGMVKIYTTQNANVDMDSVLGVRAFDLEKALEIEPELLGEDAHEHDESVFSFAIVESGEVNLEKLNSWLTKLLQTQGPNIFRMKGILNVADQDKRFVFQGVHMIFDGKPDRPWKQSETRKNELVFIGRNLDSEQLRQDFKACLV
- a CDS encoding WD40 repeat domain-containing protein — translated: MSAKSIAKKRFELTDKKCFAEYITDMAWSPNGDRLAIVSAAGELALWQGGKIDFLNSKSNNSLDCLGFSADGQWLAVAGQAGKVQVWRSHSHSFKLFTTLNHQKAWIDSLAWNPQQNLLAFGVNRQVKIWDADSQKIITTIDFKNSSVFNLAWHPQGNLLAASGHGGVKVWQSENWMQKPYLLEAPGASLDCAWSSDGKYLASGNLDRTISLLHWDNPPPWLMQGFPGKVSQVTWSQNKDLPLLAASCQEGISVWEYIQNKWCSHILKHQKTVQAIAFAPNSSLLASTGNDGYIQLWQGKKQIQTLKGVSNGFSCLAWHPTGKYLAAGGQDGKSIIWQQSLSGKGFKNGEWRMDN
- a CDS encoding HupE/UreJ family protein; translation: MLTIAAMTVAIELLISVPAWAHHPIGGKLPVNFFEGIMSGLGHPVIGFDHLAFIIASGLIALRITGGISIPITFVVATGIGAVVHLVSIDLPIPEIIIAASVVLFGILLAIYGKEQKNHNYALMLEGLAALAGIFHGYAYGEGIFGAEPTPMVAYLIGFTIIQLVISLGTYLIASKAIKRIPAKYLTRFAGGAIASCGIVFLSSAVMG